Proteins co-encoded in one Chthoniobacterales bacterium genomic window:
- a CDS encoding ABC transporter ATP-binding protein produces the protein MALQNVDFEIREGEFMTFLGPSGCGKTTCLRLISGFDSPTSGQVFIGGKDVTHDPPYRRDVNQVFQSYALFPHLTIYENIAFGLRMKGVGAAEVKQRVDRVVEMTSLGDFVQRRPAQMSGGQRQRVALARAIVCEPKVLLLDEPLSALDAKLRAQMRLELKQLQKRLGITFVFVTHDQEEALTMSDRIAVINRGQVEQIGTVADIYYEPATRFVASFIGETNIVSARVLSREEGFILCEMEGGLHVKVRANPRVTDDEVLLSLRPEKIRVFRQLATGENTFPARVSLEIFKGAVDELTLNCGNGLELGAILANDGNTEFECHEGEEVYFRIQPGDISVIAA, from the coding sequence GTGGCCCTGCAGAACGTCGACTTCGAGATTCGCGAAGGTGAGTTCATGACGTTTCTGGGGCCCTCGGGTTGTGGCAAGACCACCTGCCTGCGATTGATCAGCGGCTTTGACTCGCCGACATCCGGCCAGGTCTTCATTGGCGGAAAAGACGTTACGCACGATCCGCCCTACCGCCGCGACGTGAACCAGGTGTTCCAGAGCTACGCCCTCTTTCCGCATCTTACGATCTACGAGAATATCGCCTTTGGGTTGCGCATGAAGGGGGTGGGCGCTGCCGAGGTCAAACAGCGCGTCGACCGGGTGGTGGAAATGACTTCGCTCGGGGATTTCGTGCAACGCCGGCCCGCGCAGATGTCCGGCGGCCAGCGGCAACGCGTGGCTCTGGCTCGCGCCATTGTCTGCGAACCGAAAGTCCTGCTGCTCGATGAGCCCCTCTCCGCGCTCGATGCCAAGTTGCGTGCCCAGATGCGCCTGGAGCTCAAGCAGCTCCAGAAGCGTCTCGGGATCACCTTCGTGTTCGTCACTCACGACCAGGAGGAGGCGCTCACCATGAGCGACCGCATCGCGGTGATCAACCGCGGCCAGGTCGAGCAGATCGGAACCGTGGCGGATATCTATTACGAGCCCGCCACCCGCTTCGTCGCCAGCTTCATCGGCGAGACGAACATCGTCAGCGCCCGGGTGCTCAGTCGGGAGGAAGGCTTCATCCTCTGTGAGATGGAAGGCGGCCTCCACGTGAAGGTCCGCGCGAATCCCCGCGTGACCGATGACGAAGTGCTGCTTTCACTCCGTCCGGAAAAAATCCGCGTCTTTCGCCAGCTCGCGACCGGCGAGAATACTTTCCCGGCCCGAGTGTCGTTGGAAATCTTCAAGGGCGCCGTGGACGAACTCACCCTGAATTGCGGGAATGGCCTCGAACTCGGCGCGATTCTCGCGAACGACGGCAATACCGAGTTCGAATGCCACGAGGGCGAAGAGGTCTATTTCCGCATCCAGCCCGGCGACATCAGTGTCATCGCCGCCTAG